Within Runella rosea, the genomic segment TACGTAGACCAAGGGCAGTCTTTTCTATCTTTCAGTGCCCACATTGCCAACTGGGAATGGGTGCCAGGGGCGCTGACTACGCGCGGCATTCCCGTAGATGTGGTGTACAAAACCCTGACCAACAAGCAGTCAGACGAGTTTATGATAAAAGTGCGCTCTTCGTTTGGGGTGTACCCTATTCCGATGCAACGTTTGATGCGTGAAATCGTGGCTCGCCGAAAAATCATTCGTACCACGGGCCTCGTGGCCGACCAATCGCCCCACGAACCTGAACATGCCCATTGGCTACCATTTTTAAACCGAGAAACTGGCTTCTTTCCAGGCACCGAAAAAATAGCCCGTACCACCAAAATGCCCGTCGTATTTGGCGAAATGTACCGCAAAAGTCGAGGGTATTATATCGTTTTGTTTCACTCCGTAGCCGAACCGCCGTACGACGATTTGCCCGAAGGAGCCATTACTAATTCCTACAAAAACCTGTTGGAAGCCGCCATCCAACGTCACCCAGCCGAATGGTTGTGGTCGCACAACCGTTGGAAGCACAAAAAGGAGAAGTTTGTAAAATCGTAGAGAACTCCCATTTTGCACCTCTACAGTTCGTCCAAACACAGCCTTTTGACGGCGGCTTGGGCAATTTCTCGCAGGTGCGGCAGCACCGCATTGGTATCATCAGCCCGCCAAATGAGGTATAACTGCGTGACAGTAGGCAATTTTAGAAACCGCACCGCCAACGACGATGCGCCTTCGCGATACGAAATCGGCAACACAGAAAGCCCGAGTTTTTTTTCGACCAGCCGCAAAATAGTCGCGCCGTAGTTGGAGTGATACACCACTTTGGGACGGAAGCCCTTTTCTTCAAAGATGCCGTGTAATATTTTTCCATAATTGATGTCAACGTCGATTTTCGGCAAAATAAACTCCGCCGTTCGGCACTGACTGATGTCTTCAAAATTGGAATCATTGAGCGGCGAATCGCTCGGTACGACCAACGCAAAATGTTCTTCAAACAACAAATCAGTCGAAAAACGCGGGTCGACGGTGATCTCACGCGTGAAACCAACGTCGATGTCGTAATTTTTCAGGGCCTCCATCAGTTCCAATTCGGCAATTTCGGTCAATTGCACGTTGACATCGGGAAAACGCTCATGCATCATAGCCAAGGTTTCGGGCAAAATCGAATACAACGCCGAGCCAGGATGCCCCATCCGAATCTTGCCCACGGCTCCGCTGTGAATACGGCGCGTTTGCTCGGTGATGTAGGTAAGCTGATGTTGGAGGCGGCTGATTTCGTCACGAAAATAACTCCCTGCGGCGGTCAGTTTTACATTTCGCTTGTCCCGTTCAAAAAGCAAAACGCCCAACTCTTCCTCCAACTGCTGAATCTGCCGGCTCAAAGCGGGTTGTACAATAAACAATTTCTCCGCCGCCCGCGAAAAGTGCAGCTCCTCCGCAACGCCCAGAAAATACGTAAGTTGACGAATATCCATGTTGAATAGAAAATTAGGTAGACGCTATAATTTTTGCGATTGATTTTAGGGACTTATACAAATTAAGCATAAATCAGTAAAAAAATAGCATTTCTGATTATTAAACGGCTTTTGTTACTTTGTTCATCGTACTCACTTTCCAATACGATTTTAGTTGTCTTTTATGACCCTAAAACCTCTCCGCGCTTGCGGGGAGGTTTGTCGTCAGCAGGTAGCAACCCATCTAATACAATAATATGATTCAGATTGCCCATTACAGCGAAGAACACCAACAGTCCATTATTGACTTGATTTTAGGAATTCAGCAAAACGAGTTCAACATTCCCATCACCTTGGCCGACCAGCCCGATTTATTGACCATTCCGTCGTTTTATTGCCAGAACAAAGGCGCATTTTGGGTAGCCTTAAACGACCAGCAGGTGGTCGGAACCATTGCGCTGATTGACATCGGCGACCAGATGGGCGCAATCCGTAAAATGTTTGTTCACCAAGATTTTCGGGGAAAAGAGTTGGGCATTGCTACCCTGCTTTTGAATGCCATGCTCGCGCATTGTCGTCAACACGGCCTGACCGCTATTTATTTAGGAACCCTCCCCCGACTTCAGGCGGCCATGCGTTTTTACGAAAAAAACGGCTTTGTGCAATTACCAAAATCAACTTTGCCCCCCCAGTTTCCCGCCATGACGCTCGACACCGTGTTTTACGAATACAAAATCGCAGGATAATAATGAACGCTACAACCACCGAATTCACCATTCGCCCCGCTCAATGGTCGGATGCTCCCGCCCTGCGCGATTTGATGGAGAAGACCTTCGTTGATACCTACGCCAGCTACAACACGCCCGCAAACATGCAATTGTATACATCAACGCGGTTTGGGTTGGCCCAAGTTCAGCTCGAATTGCAGGACGAAAATGTACACTATTTGATTGTTGAAAAGCAAAGCGAGTTCATCGGTTTTGCCAAGCTTATTCAAAACCATTCGGCAGAAGGGTTAGAAAGTAAAAAAGCTGTCGAGATTGAACGAATTTACGTAGAGAAGACGTACCACGGCCAACAATTAGGCGCGCAGCTTATGCAAGCCTGCCTAGAATGGGCCAAAGAAAGCGCCGCAGAAGTGGTGTGGCTCGGCGTTTGGGAACACAACCCTAAAGCCATTCGGTTCTACGAAAAAATGGGTTTTGAACGCTTTGGGGCGCACACTTTTACGCTCGGCACCGAAGTTCAGAATGATTTTTTGATGAAGCGCGAAATCTAATAATTGGTTGTGGTGGGTTTTGAGAAACCTCCCACAACCAATTCTCCCAATGTTACCCAATCGGAAATTCCGAATCAAAATAGCCCGCAAAACGCCACAATTCCTGAATTTCTTCGCGACGAACTGGGTAAGGTGCATACCGCTCGTTGAGCGACTTAAGCACCAGTACTCCTTTGTCTTCCAAGTAGTTAAATACTTTTTTGAGCACTACCCCTTCATCTTTGGTCACCACGAGGCAAATGGTACCGTTTTTGACGCCATCCCATTGGTCAATGTACTCTCCAAACACCACCGAGCCTTCGCGCAGGGGCGGCATAGAATCTCCTTCGTACGGAAATGCGCGGTACTTGCGGTCACGCGATAAAAAAGGGACCTGAAACGCCGGCAAGCGGTTGATGTAGTCAATATCGCCGTAGCCTTCGGCGTAGCCCCCCATGGCCCGAACAGGCACAAACTCGATATTTTCGCGGTTTTGAGGGTCAACGGTTGTTACCAATACCCGAAGGTCGGCGTTCGTCGATAACGGGCGCGTATCATTACGTAAATCTTTGCGCAAAAACCCGTCGATAGGAATGGCGAAAAACGTAGCCAGACGAATTAAATCTTCAAAACTCGGCTCCGCTCTGCCCAATTCATACGCTGCCAAGGTAGATTTTTTTATCCCTAACTCATCGGCCAAGCGCTGTTGAGATACCTTTCCGTCCAGTTTACTCCGCAGATAAGAAAGATTTTGAGCAAAATTATTCACTTTTTCTTGCATATAATTTACATTACGAGTAATATTTGCAACCAAAATACATTTTTTTTAACCAAAAGACAAATAAAACAACCATTTATTCCTTTATATACCAATACAGCATCCCTAACTGATTGTTACTCATGAACTTTTATTTTCCTACCGTTTTCATCCCTTTGGTCAGCGCTACCGTTTCGGCTGGTTTTCCTTCCCCTGCCGATGATTACACCGAACTTTCTCTGGACCTCAACACCCACCTCATTGAGCGCCCCTACTCTACTTTCTGCATCCGCGTGCGCGGCAATTCGATGGAAGGAGCACGTGTATACGATGGCGACATTTTGCTCGTAGACCGCTCCATCAGCGCCCAAAACGGAAACATTATCATCGGGATTTTGGACGGCGAATTTACGGTCAAACGCTTACGTATAGAACAGGGACAAACTTTTTTATTACCTGAGCATCCTTCCTACGAGCCCGTTGCTATTACCGAGGCCAATGACTTTAAGGTTTGGGGCGTCGTTACGTACATCATCCATAAAACCCAAAAGCAATAGGATGTACGCGCTTATCGATTGCAACAATTTTTACGCTTCCTGTGAGCGGGTTTTTCAGCCTAAACTGGAAAAAAAGCCCATCGTGGTTTTGTCTAACAATGACGGCTGCATTATTGCCCGTTCCGACGAGGCCAAGAAATTAAATATCCCAATGGGTGTGCCGCTTTACCAAATCGAATCATTGATTAAACAACACGAAGTCAAAGTCTTTTCCTCCAATTACGCACTTTATGGCGACCTTTCCAACCGCGTCATGCAAAGCCTTCATGCACTGGTACCTCAATTGGAGGTGTATTCTATTGACGAAGCCTTTTTGGATTTACGCCAAATGCCGTACCATGATTTATACGCGTTTGGTCAGGAGATTCGGCAAACGATTCAGCAATGGACGGGCATCCCCGTTTCGCTGGGGATTGCTCCCACAAAAACGCTGGCCAAAGCCGCCAACCGCTACGTTAAAGCGCACACAAAAGAAACCGGAGTCTTTGTTATTGAAGACAATTTCACGGCCGACATCGCCCTCGCCGCAACGCCCGTTGAGGATATTTGGGGGGTGGGCCGCCAGTACGCCCGTTTTTTGGCGGGTCACCAAATCCAGACCGCTTTTGACCTCGTTCAAATGCCCGATTCGTGGATTCAAAAGCACCTTAAAATTGTAGGTTTGCGCATGGTACGAGAATTAAGGGGCGAAATCTGTTACGGTTTAGCGCTTGAGCCACATCCCAAAAAAGGCATCTGCGTTTCGCGTTCCTTTTCAAATACCCTCACAGACTTATTCTTGATTCAGGAAGCCGTTGCGACCTTTGCCGCACGTTGCGGTGAGAAGCTGCGTAAGCAAAAAAGCTGCGCCAATTTGTTGCATTTGTTTTTGTTTACTAACCCGCACCGCGAAAACGACCCGCAGTATTTTGGCTCCAAAGTACTTCAGTTTCCCGCCGCCACGCACAGCGGTTTTGACTTGGTGGGAATGGCCATGAGCGCCCTAAAACTCATTTTCAAAGAAGGATATCGGTACAAAAAAGCAGGTGTCATGGTCAGCGGGATTGTGCCCGAAAACAACACCCAAACCGCACTTTTTGACATCAATGAACCCAAACGACTCAAAGATCACCGCGTTTTTCAAACGGTGGACGCCCTGAATCGCAAGTTGGGCCGCGATACTATACGCATTGCCACACAGGGGAAAAGTTGGGCCACTCACCAGACCCAACGTTCTCCCTGCTACACTACGCGTTGGGAGGATTTACTGGTCATAGACGAACGAATTGATTTTCGGGGAAGATACATGCGAGGCCTATATTGAATCAATTGTGAACAATCAATATCCTGAATTTACCATCTCTCCCGCAAGTATTTTTCCTGAGTAAAAGAAGCTAATTTTATTTTAGACACAAACAACAAATATGACATTTAAGTATATTTTTTAGATATAAAAAACTACCTATCAACGACTTAACCTATTTATTATACTAAAAAATAGTACATTTTATACCAAAAAAAACTATCTTTGTCTACAGTCAAAGAGAAATTATAAGGTTAAAATGACTTTGCCCGATCAACCTTCCATTTACACCGTAATTGATTTTTTTTTAAAACAATTGACGATTTCTAAAGATGCAGTAGCAATACAGTATCAAAACCAACAACTTACCTATCGTGAGCTTGCAGAAAAAGTATTTACGCTCTCCTCTAAGATAGCCCGTATTTCAGAAAAAACCATTGTTGTAAGTGCATCCCGCTCCATCGACATGATTATTCATGTGTTGGCAATACTGCACGCTCGCAAAGCATACCTACCGCTCGACGCGTCTTACCCGCTCGAACGCTTAAAACAAATCATAAAAGACGCCGACGTCCAAACTGGATTATACTCAACCGAAGAAGAAATCATTTTTAACCAGAAGCTTAACCTCGTCAATTTGTTAAGCCTTGAAGAAATCCCCACCCCCTCCTTCTCTTCGACAGTTACGTATGTTCTTTATACTTCTGGCTCCACGGGCGTTCCTAAAGGCGTCAGTATGGGCAATGAGGCTTTAATAAACCTTATCCAATGGCAAAAAAACAATAGCCGTTGTGGAGAAGGCACCAAAACGCTGCAATTTTCACCTTTGGGTTTTGATGTTTCGTTTCAGGAAATATTCGCCACCCTCAGCACGGGTGGCACCTTGGTTTTAATTGATGATGACCAGCGTTTAAACCCGATAGGTTTGCTGGAATTCATTGCGGAGCAACGTATCAACCGCATCTTTCTGCCGTTTGTGGCACTGCAATTATTGGCAGAAACTGCCGTGAACAACCAGCGTTTTCCGCCTTCGCTGCAAGAAGTGATGACGGCCGGTGAACAACTCAAAGTAACACCACAACTGCGCGCTTTTTTCTCGGCTCTGCCCAACTGCCAGCTGTTTAATCAATACGGTCCCACGGAATGCCACGTCGTAACCCAGCTCGCGCTCGACGGCCCGCCAGATTCATGGCCAGAATTGCCTTCCATCGGAACACCCATCGACAATGTTTCCATCTTTATTCTTGACGAACAACTAAACCCCGTTGCCGACGGAATAGAAGGCGAATTGTGCATCGGCGGAGTTTGTGTTGCCGAAGGCTATTTGAACCAACCGACACTAACCGCCGAAAAATTTCAACAGTGGCAACCTCCTCAAGGTAGCACGCAACGGATATACCGAACGGGTGACGTGGCCCGCAAATTACCCGACGGCAACTTCGAATTTTTGGGCCGAAAAGATGACCAAGTCAAAATACGGGGTTATCGCATCGAACTCGGCGAAATAGAAGCCGCGCTCACTAAACTACCCAATGTGACGCAGGCGGTAGTGACCGTCAACAAAGACATTCCGAGCCAAAACCGGCTAATTGCCTATCTCACATCCGACAAAGAGGAGCAGGAGTTGCAACTCCGAAACCAGCTTTCTGACCTCCTGCCAGATTACATGATTCCATCAGGATTTGTCATTGTCAGTGAATTTAAGCGAACGCCCAACGGTAAGGTAGACCGAAAATCTCTTCCCAAACCCTCGCTCCAACGCCCCGCCTTACAAGTGCCTTACCGGAAGCCCACCACGCTGATTGAGCAGCAGACCGTTGCGCTTTGGGAGGAGCTTTTGCTGCTGGAACGCCTCGGTGCCGACGATTCGTTTTTTGAACTCGGCGGCAATTCATTGTTGGCCCAAAAAACCGTTGTTCTTTTGCAACAACGACACGGCTATCTGTTGCCCATCACCAAATTATACCAGTTTCCTACGCCGTCAGGTATTTCTATTTTTCTGGCCGGAGATGAAAAAAAATTTGAATTGCCTGCCGCTCCAATTTCCAATACCAAACAAAAAGACGTAGCCATAATCGGGATGGCGTGCCGCTTTCCAGGCGCCGACACCATTGATGCATTTTGGAATATTTTGGTCAACGGCCAAGAAACCGTTCGTTTTTTTACGCAGCAAGAACTCGACAAAAACATCCCCGATACCCTCAAACGCGATCCATCATACGTACCCGTCCGGGGAATCATCGACGACATCAAAGAGTTTGATGCCGATTTTTTTGGAATCTCCCCCAGAATGGCCGAGGTAATGGACCCTCAGCAGCGTATTTTCCTCGAAATCGCCTATGAAGTCTTGGAAAACACTGGTTATCTTTTGAACAATCGGAACCAATCCGTGGGGGTGTTTGCAGGCTGCGGCAACAATACGTACTATTTGAACAATGTGTTTCCCAACAAAAATACACTGGAAACCATCGGTCAATTCCAAGTCAATACAGTATCCGAAAAAGATTATATCGCCACCCGAACTGCCTATCAACTCAACCTGCAAGGCCCCGCCGTGGGCGTATTCTCGGCTTGCTCTACTTCGCTTTTGGCCGTGGCCGAAGCGACGGAAAGTATCCGAAACGGGAAATGCCGCGTTGCCATAGCAGGGGGAGCGAGCATCACCGCTCCCGTAGAAAGCGGGCATTTGTACCAAGAAGGGGCCATGTTTAGCCAAGATGGGCACACCCGAAGCTTCGACGCCAACGCCACTGGAACCGTTTTTAGCGACGGCGGGGGCGCGGTTTTGCTCAAATCGCTCGACGAAGCCGAACGCGACGGCGATTTTATTTACGCGGTCATTAAAGGAACGGGTGTTAACAACGACGGGGGCGAAAAGGGAAGTTTTACCGCTCCCAGCGCCCACGGGCAAGCCACTGCCATCGCGCTGGCCCTACGTGATGCCGCCGTCAATCCTGCTACCATCAGCTACATAGAAGCCCACGGAACCGCCACACCCATCGGCGACCCGATTGAAATAGAAGGACTTAAAATGGCATTTGGACCACAAGAGCATAACCATTTTTGCGCTATTGGCTCCGTAAAATCCAACATTGGGCACCTCACCCACGCGGCTGGCGTGGCAGGGTTAATCAAAACGGCTTTATCCATGCAACACGGGGTATTGCCCGCTTCCATCAACTACCAAACCCCAAACCCCGCCCTCCGACTAGACAAAAGCCCTTTTTACGTCAATGACCGATTGAAAGAATGGAAAGGCGAAAAAAGACGGGCCGGGATTAGTTCCTTTGGGGTAGGCGGCACCAACGTACACGTCGTGTTGGAAAGTTATCCTGCGCCAGTGCCCGTTTCACAACCTGCCGAGGGCGACTGGCAACTGATTACGTGGTCGGCGCACTCGGAGCAAAGCGCGACCGAATACGGGGTAAAACTGGCAGCTTACCTAACCAATCACCCAGCACTTTCGCTTGCTTCGGTAGGTGCCACCCTCCGGGCAACCCGTAAAGAATACCTTTTCAAACGGTTTGCGGTGGCCAAAGATGCCGCTGGTTTGCTTGTAGCAGTGCAAGCCCCCACTCCGTCTACACGCGCCGCAGCGGTTACCGATTCGACTGAAGTAATGTTCGTTTTCCCTGGACAGGGCACGCACTATCCGTTCATGGGCAGGGAGTTATACCTCCGCTTTCCCGTATTTCGCGAAGCGTTAGAGGCTTGCCGCGCCATTTTAATAGCCCAAACGGGATGGGATATTTTAGACGTACTTTATCCTGAAAAAGAAAAACCCGAATCAGAAACCGTCGATAATACCCTGTACGCCCAACCTGCTTTGTTCTCGGTTTCGTACGCACTAGCTACGCTCTGGATGAGTCTGGGAATCAAGCCTCAGGCGTTTATCGGCCATAGTTTGGGGGAATTTGTAGCGGCGCATTTAGCCGGTGTATTCAGTCTTGAAGATGCCTTAAAGCTAGTAGCTACGCGGGCAACTATGGTAAGTGCACTTCCCAAAGGCGCAATGCTTGCCGTCAGAATTCCAGAAGACCGGGTGGCCAATTTGTTGGAAGAAGGCATCTCTCACGCGTTGGTAAATTCTCCAAACAACCATGTGTTTTCTAGCACCCCCGAAAAAATAAGTCGCTTGACTGAAAAGGTGGCTACCCTTGGATTTGCCCACGCACCCGTCAACACTACCCATGCGTTTCATTCTGCCGCGATGGACCCTGTGGTGACACCATTCCAACGTGTTGTTGCTTCCGTTACGCTAAACCCGCCGAGAATCCCCATTATTTCGAGCGTTACGGGCACTTACTTAAAAGATAGTGAAGCAACTTCTTCGTCGTATTGGGCCA encodes:
- a CDS encoding GNAT family N-acetyltransferase; its protein translation is MNATTTEFTIRPAQWSDAPALRDLMEKTFVDTYASYNTPANMQLYTSTRFGLAQVQLELQDENVHYLIVEKQSEFIGFAKLIQNHSAEGLESKKAVEIERIYVEKTYHGQQLGAQLMQACLEWAKESAAEVVWLGVWEHNPKAIRFYEKMGFERFGAHTFTLGTEVQNDFLMKREI
- a CDS encoding lysophospholipid acyltransferase family protein, whose amino-acid sequence is MDNRKSSHQMWFLGWLGRLPLAFLYKLSDVFYVLIYYVVGYRKKLVTKHLKESFPEKTPKEIKKIRKQFYQLLADLFVETLKLPYLSAEEIQERVQIENFELIKNYVDQGQSFLSFSAHIANWEWVPGALTTRGIPVDVVYKTLTNKQSDEFMIKVRSSFGVYPIPMQRLMREIVARRKIIRTTGLVADQSPHEPEHAHWLPFLNRETGFFPGTEKIARTTKMPVVFGEMYRKSRGYYIVLFHSVAEPPYDDLPEGAITNSYKNLLEAAIQRHPAEWLWSHNRWKHKKEKFVKS
- a CDS encoding polyketide synthase, encoding MTLPDQPSIYTVIDFFLKQLTISKDAVAIQYQNQQLTYRELAEKVFTLSSKIARISEKTIVVSASRSIDMIIHVLAILHARKAYLPLDASYPLERLKQIIKDADVQTGLYSTEEEIIFNQKLNLVNLLSLEEIPTPSFSSTVTYVLYTSGSTGVPKGVSMGNEALINLIQWQKNNSRCGEGTKTLQFSPLGFDVSFQEIFATLSTGGTLVLIDDDQRLNPIGLLEFIAEQRINRIFLPFVALQLLAETAVNNQRFPPSLQEVMTAGEQLKVTPQLRAFFSALPNCQLFNQYGPTECHVVTQLALDGPPDSWPELPSIGTPIDNVSIFILDEQLNPVADGIEGELCIGGVCVAEGYLNQPTLTAEKFQQWQPPQGSTQRIYRTGDVARKLPDGNFEFLGRKDDQVKIRGYRIELGEIEAALTKLPNVTQAVVTVNKDIPSQNRLIAYLTSDKEEQELQLRNQLSDLLPDYMIPSGFVIVSEFKRTPNGKVDRKSLPKPSLQRPALQVPYRKPTTLIEQQTVALWEELLLLERLGADDSFFELGGNSLLAQKTVVLLQQRHGYLLPITKLYQFPTPSGISIFLAGDEKKFELPAAPISNTKQKDVAIIGMACRFPGADTIDAFWNILVNGQETVRFFTQQELDKNIPDTLKRDPSYVPVRGIIDDIKEFDADFFGISPRMAEVMDPQQRIFLEIAYEVLENTGYLLNNRNQSVGVFAGCGNNTYYLNNVFPNKNTLETIGQFQVNTVSEKDYIATRTAYQLNLQGPAVGVFSACSTSLLAVAEATESIRNGKCRVAIAGGASITAPVESGHLYQEGAMFSQDGHTRSFDANATGTVFSDGGGAVLLKSLDEAERDGDFIYAVIKGTGVNNDGGEKGSFTAPSAHGQATAIALALRDAAVNPATISYIEAHGTATPIGDPIEIEGLKMAFGPQEHNHFCAIGSVKSNIGHLTHAAGVAGLIKTALSMQHGVLPASINYQTPNPALRLDKSPFYVNDRLKEWKGEKRRAGISSFGVGGTNVHVVLESYPAPVPVSQPAEGDWQLITWSAHSEQSATEYGVKLAAYLTNHPALSLASVGATLRATRKEYLFKRFAVAKDAAGLLVAVQAPTPSTRAAAVTDSTEVMFVFPGQGTHYPFMGRELYLRFPVFREALEACRAILIAQTGWDILDVLYPEKEKPESETVDNTLYAQPALFSVSYALATLWMSLGIKPQAFIGHSLGEFVAAHLAGVFSLEDALKLVATRATMVSALPKGAMLAVRIPEDRVANLLEEGISHALVNSPNNHVFSSTPEKISRLTEKVATLGFAHAPVNTTHAFHSAAMDPVVTPFQRVVASVTLNPPRIPIISSVTGTYLKDSEATSSSYWANHLRATVRFSEAIAFAAQESNPIFLETGPGSVLSSYIKQQNKRWVALESITSANHETKQLFQALGKLWQLGLKPNWNGINETSLPKIPTLPTYAFQRKRLWLDPIITEQPINSFVINSSEITPIIDNNPLSVNRSALLSEKIRQILENALGIELGDTDEKLSFIDLGVDSLLLTQLSLTLKKEFSIPVSFRQLSEEYDSIPTLVGYLDQQLPPEKFAPAPIHVPAPAAARPVLPQVVANTGPLTALDQIAQQLQVLTQQVQLLQGNGSTPQAAPLLPTTTHPPALTPLSISPDEAAELKKPFGATARIERQKTTLNETQKNFIRAFAADYNQKTAKSKEYTQKHRASMADPRVVTGFKPVIKEIVYPIVVSSSKGSRVKDIDGNEYIDALNGFGSNMLGYQPEFLTRAIKEQMDKGYEIGPQHELSGPVCDLICEFTGFDRAALCNTGSEAVLGAMRIARTVTGRSLIVAFTGSYHGINDEVIVRGTKSGKNFPAAPGIMPEAVQNMLILDYGTDESLRIISERADELAAVLVEPVQSRRPEFQPVDFLKQVRQITAKSGSVLIFDEVITGFRAHPGGAQALFGIQADLGTYGKVIGGGLPIGAIAGKKAFMDALDGGFWQYGDESIPEAGVTYFAGTFVRHPLALAAAKASLEYMKDKGAALQNELNEKTVYLVQALNDVCQRHYIPLYSVHFGSLWKLKLKEEYPYNELVFALMRSKGIHIWENFPCFLTEAHTKDDIDQIITQFEQSVQELIDAELIPVPKKKKEVTLRMDDNQPPVMGAKLGLDSEGNPAWFITDTQRPGKYLKIEP
- a CDS encoding XRE family transcriptional regulator, which translates into the protein MQEKVNNFAQNLSYLRSKLDGKVSQQRLADELGIKKSTLAAYELGRAEPSFEDLIRLATFFAIPIDGFLRKDLRNDTRPLSTNADLRVLVTTVDPQNRENIEFVPVRAMGGYAEGYGDIDYINRLPAFQVPFLSRDRKYRAFPYEGDSMPPLREGSVVFGEYIDQWDGVKNGTICLVVTKDEGVVLKKVFNYLEDKGVLVLKSLNERYAPYPVRREEIQELWRFAGYFDSEFPIG
- a CDS encoding LysR family transcriptional regulator → MDIRQLTYFLGVAEELHFSRAAEKLFIVQPALSRQIQQLEEELGVLLFERDKRNVKLTAAGSYFRDEISRLQHQLTYITEQTRRIHSGAVGKIRMGHPGSALYSILPETLAMMHERFPDVNVQLTEIAELELMEALKNYDIDVGFTREITVDPRFSTDLLFEEHFALVVPSDSPLNDSNFEDISQCRTAEFILPKIDVDINYGKILHGIFEEKGFRPKVVYHSNYGATILRLVEKKLGLSVLPISYREGASSLAVRFLKLPTVTQLYLIWRADDTNAVLPHLREIAQAAVKRLCLDEL
- a CDS encoding LexA family protein codes for the protein MNFYFPTVFIPLVSATVSAGFPSPADDYTELSLDLNTHLIERPYSTFCIRVRGNSMEGARVYDGDILLVDRSISAQNGNIIIGILDGEFTVKRLRIEQGQTFLLPEHPSYEPVAITEANDFKVWGVVTYIIHKTQKQ
- a CDS encoding Y-family DNA polymerase, which gives rise to MYALIDCNNFYASCERVFQPKLEKKPIVVLSNNDGCIIARSDEAKKLNIPMGVPLYQIESLIKQHEVKVFSSNYALYGDLSNRVMQSLHALVPQLEVYSIDEAFLDLRQMPYHDLYAFGQEIRQTIQQWTGIPVSLGIAPTKTLAKAANRYVKAHTKETGVFVIEDNFTADIALAATPVEDIWGVGRQYARFLAGHQIQTAFDLVQMPDSWIQKHLKIVGLRMVRELRGEICYGLALEPHPKKGICVSRSFSNTLTDLFLIQEAVATFAARCGEKLRKQKSCANLLHLFLFTNPHRENDPQYFGSKVLQFPAATHSGFDLVGMAMSALKLIFKEGYRYKKAGVMVSGIVPENNTQTALFDINEPKRLKDHRVFQTVDALNRKLGRDTIRIATQGKSWATHQTQRSPCYTTRWEDLLVIDERIDFRGRYMRGLY
- a CDS encoding GNAT family N-acetyltransferase, whose translation is MIQIAHYSEEHQQSIIDLILGIQQNEFNIPITLADQPDLLTIPSFYCQNKGAFWVALNDQQVVGTIALIDIGDQMGAIRKMFVHQDFRGKELGIATLLLNAMLAHCRQHGLTAIYLGTLPRLQAAMRFYEKNGFVQLPKSTLPPQFPAMTLDTVFYEYKIAG